The proteins below come from a single Miscanthus floridulus cultivar M001 chromosome 1, ASM1932011v1, whole genome shotgun sequence genomic window:
- the LOC136487289 gene encoding subtilisin-like protease SBT1.7: MAASMTFSPLHCLTFWLQLALLARSVAISLSSSTSRGGRHEHNPQHSSAYIVYADHVAKPSNFTTLEHWYTSMVGSLSPAANSTRFLYVYDTVMHGFAAELTVDEARRLSNTPGVTGVFKDKAVHLHTTRSPAFLGLDKDSGIWPDTDFGDGIIIGFVDSGIWPESASFNDIGLTPVRPSWKGWCADGERFNASMCNNKLVGARTFTAGAGTHTEWLPGRNEAHDFQSPRDKDGHGTHVASTAAGSEVPGAKLFEFASGTARGVAPKARVAMYKACGPMGFCSMSGIAAAVDAAVKDGVDILSLSLGSQDHDFYKEPMSIALFGAVRAGVFVACSAGNSGPEASSLSNVAPWITTVGAATMDRVFPASVTLGNGQVLTGQSLYAVTANRTDFIRLLPSACTDKDLVPDRIMGKIVVCAGDLGADASLGAAVQKAGGSGLVSVAIQDWRMDGLVVQAFTLPAVSLGAREADKLAAYVRSEPYPVASFRFTCRTVIGQNPAPMVSSFSSRGPNHVTREILKPDVIAPGTNILAAWPGESPLTYAEEDPRRARFNIQSGTSMSCPHVAGAAALLKHRHPGWTPAMIRSALMTTATTLDNHGRPIADNGRRGGASDGATPLAAGAGLVRPQQALDPGLVYDVAERDYVDFLCTLNYTAAQVRMFVPGFAGCTRTLPGGIGGLNYPSFVADLSNGTDIRVMSRTVTKVSEDPETYAVKVVAPRQLVEVTVTPATLEFGGEPYEKKSYTVVFRNKYRTPSAPGAAGMALFGQIVWENDVHTVRSPVVFMWNRRD, from the coding sequence ATGGCGGCGTCCATGACATTCAGCCCCCTGCATTGCTTGACCTTTTGGCTTCAGCTTGCGCTGCTCGCTCGCTCAGTAGCCATCTCGCTGTCGAGCAGTACGAGCAGAGGCGGCCGTCATGAGCACAATCCTCAGCATTCCAGCGCCTACATCGTTTACGCCGACCACGTCGCCAAGCCGTCCAACTTCACCACCCTCGAGCACTGGTACACCTCCATGGTGGGCTCCCTCTCCCCGGCCGCCAACTCTACCCGCTTCTTGTACGTGTACGACACCGTGATGCACGGCTTCGCCGCCGAGCTCACCGTCGACGAGGCCCGGCGCCTGTCGAACACTCCGGGCGTGACCGGCGTGTTCAAGGACAAGGCGGTGCATCTGCACACTACCAGGTCCCCGGCCTTCCTCGGCCTCGACAAGGACTCTGGCATCTGGCCGGACACGGACTTCGGCGACGGCATCATCATTGGCTTCGTCGACAGCGGCATCTGGCCGGAAAGCGCCAGCTTCAACGACATCGGGCTCACCCCCGTCCGGCCGAGCTGGAAGGGCTGGTGCGCCGACGGCGAGCGGTTCAACGCTAGCATGTGCAACAACAAGCTAGTGGGCGCCAGGACCTTCACCGCCGGCGCCGGCACGCACACGGAATGGTTACCGGGAAGAAACGAGGCCCACGATTTCCAGTCCCCAAGGGACAAGGACGGGCACGGCACACACGTGGCATCGACAGCCGCCGGCTCCGAGGTTCCCGGCGCCAAGCTCTTCGAGTTCGCGAGCGGGACAGCGAGGGGGGTGGCTCCCAAGGCGAGGGTGGCCATGTACAAGGCGTGCGGGCCGATGGGCTTCTGCAGCATGTCGGGCATCGCCGCGGCGGTCGACGCCGCCGTCAAAGATGGCGTCGACATCCTGTCCTTGTCCCTTGGGAGCCAGGACCACGACTTCTACAAGGAACCCATGTCCATCGCCTTGTTTGGGGCCGTGCGGGCGGGCGTCTTCGTCGCCTGCTCGGCCGGCAACTCTGGCCCGGAAGCATCCTCGCTGAGCAACGTGGCGCCGTGGATCACGACGGTCGGCGCCGCCACCATGGACCGGGTGTTCCCGGCGAGCGTCACGCTCGGGAACGGCCAGGTTCTAACTGGGCAGTCTCTCTACGCCGTCACGGCCAACCGAACAGACTTCATCCGGCTGTTGCCCAGCGCCTGCACAGACAAGGACCTGGTGCCGGACAGGATTATGGGCAAGATCGTCGTGTGCGCTGGCGATTTGGGCGCTGATGCATCACTCGGCGCTGCGGTGCAGAAGGCCGGCGGCAGCGGGCTAGTCTCCGTCGCCATCCAGGATTGGCGTATGGACGGGCTCGTAGTCCAGGCGTTCACCCTTCCTGCTGTCAGCCTCGGCGCCCGCGAAGCCGACAAGCTGGCGGCGTACGTCCGCTCGGAGCCTTACCCGGTGGCATCGTTCCGCTTCACCTGCCGCACGGTCATCGGCCAGAACCCGGCGCCGATGGTGTCGTCCTTCTCGTCGCGGGGCCCCAACCACGTCACCCGCGAGATCCTCAAGCCGGACGTGATCGCACCAGGCACCAACATCCTCGCCGCCTGGCCCGGCGAGTCGCCCCTGACGTACGCCGAGGAGGACCCGAGGCGCGCACGCTTCAACATCCAGTCGGGCACCTCCATGTCGTGCCCGCACGTCGCCGGCGCCGCGGCTCTGCTGAAGCACAGGCACCCCGGCTGGACACCGGCCATGATCCGGTCGGCGCTGATGACAACCGCGACAACGCTCGACAACCACGGCAGGCCCATCGCGGACAACGGCCGCAGAGGTGGCGCCAGCGATGGCGCGACGCCGTTGGCGGCCGGAGCCGGCCTCGTCCGTCCGCAGCAGGCGCTCGACCCGGGCCTGGTCTACGACGTCGCGGAGCGGGACTACGTCGACTTCCTGTGCACGCTCAACTACACCGCGGCGCAGGTCCGGATGTTCGTGCCGGGCTTCGCCGGCTGCACGAGGACGCTCCCCGGCGGCATAGGCGGCCTCAACTACCCGTCGTTCGTCGCGGACCTGAGCAACGGCACCGACATCCGCGTGATGTCGCGCACCGTGACCAAGGTTTCGGAGGATCCCGAGACCTACGCCGTGAAGGTGGTGGCGCCGCGCCAGCTCGTGGAGGTGACCGTGACGCCGGCTACGCTGGAGTTCGGCGGCGAGCCGTACGAAAAGAAGAGCTACACCGTCGTGTTCAGGAACAAGTACAGGACGCCGAGCGCACCTGGCGCGGCGGGGATGGCGTTGTTCGGCCAGATCGTGTGGGAGAACGACGTGCATACGGTGAGGAGCCCCGTTGTGTTCATGTGGAACAGACGTGATTAG
- the LOC136487295 gene encoding putative cyclin-dependent kinase F-2, translating into MAACVEPAAAVRHPTTATKTGLKRKRIAVGSTELYEFDETSRLGAGAFGAVFKARHRATGQSVAMKRHSTADGGHATLLREARFLEDACCGGANPFVVGFHGVVRDPVTWQMYLIMECVASSLHDLLRQRPRGSPPLPEANVRAAMWQLLSGAKKMHDAHIIHRDIKPQNILVDESQSIVKICDFGLAISTDERPPYEPAGTLWYQAPEMLLEKPDYDAKVDVWSLGCVMAELVNNGTPLFQGSHDDGQLCAIFDVLGVPDDSTWPWFSSTPFATEVVPELDMQRYNLLRDLFPETKLSRDGFEVLSGLLTCNPDKRLTAAAALEHPWFAKVDGLELPKKEKIASTLPKPHKRQRLRAVCV; encoded by the coding sequence ATGGCTGCCTGCGTagagcccgccgccgccgtccgccacCCCACCACCGCGACAAAGACCGGCCTGAAGAGGAAGCGCATCGCCGTCGGGAGCACGGAGCTGTACGAGTTCGACGAGACCAGCCGCCTCGGCGCGGGTGCCTTCGGCGCCGTCTTCAAGGCCCGCCACCGCGCCACGGGCCAGAGCGTCGCCATGAAGCGCCACAGCACGGCCGACGGCGGCCACGCTACGCTGCTACGCGAGGCGCGCTTCCTCGAGGACGCGTGCTGCGGCGGCGCCAACCCATTCGTCGTCGGCTTCCACGGCGTCGTCCGCGACCCGGTCACCTGGCAAATGTACCTCATCATGGAGTGCGTGGCGAGCAGCCTCCACGACCTCCTCCGCCAACGCCCCCGCGGGAGCCCGCCGCTGCCCGAGGCTAACGTGCGCGCCGCCATGTGGCAGCTACTTTCGGGCGCCAAGAAGATGCACGACGCCCACATCATCCACCGCGACATCAAGCCCCAGAACATCCTCGTCGACGAGAGCCAGAGCATCGTGAAGATCTGCGACTTTGGGCTAGCCATATCCACGGACGAGCGGCCCCCGTATGAGCCGGCCGGCACGCTGTGGTACCAGGCGCCCGAGATGCTGCTGGAGAAGCCCGACTACGACGCCAAGGTTGACGTCTGGTCGCTTGGCTGCGTCATGGCGGAGCTCGTCAACAACGGCACACCTCTATTCCAAGGATCCCACGACGACGGACAGCTCTGCGCGATCTTCGATGTGCTCGGCGTTCCTGATGACAGCACGTGGCCGTGGTTCTCGTCGACGCCATTCGCCACCGAGGTGGTGCCAGAGCTGGACATGCAGCGGTACAACCTCCTGCGCGATCTGTTCCCCGAGACGAAGCTGTCCAGGGATGGATTCGAGGTCCTCAGTGGCCTGCTCACATGCAATCCCGACAAGAGGCTGACGGCAGCCGCCGCGCTCGAACACCCATGGTTCGCCAAGGTCGACGGTCTGGAGCTACCAAAGAAAGAGAAGATTGCGTCCACGTTGCCCAAGCCACACAAACGACAGAGGTTGCGTGCTGTGTGCGTGTGA
- the LOC136487301 gene encoding polyubiquitin-like — MDSRHGQPPHYKIYVKMMKTVPLDVKSTDTIDQIKSQISALEGIDSSQQALFFAGNQLEKDNRLADYNIMANSCVDLYVTDGMLISVSIPSVGKTIKLNLTKSQSVADVKAVIEQKGGIPLDEQILMYGCQKLEDNKLLSQCGLSNGHTLHVLVCPTDKLRISVDVDGERTINLDVKSWYTVADVKLMIDTLEGLSASTQILMHTQPGGADTVLKDIETLQNQRIKNNDIVTLYLKVNFFIKTYEGRTLMMSMWTCDTAEEVMKVIEEKLEVNTGVYYLHYRGRVLSLGDTLRKHKIGNNSTVDVRLRNSYVAQ; from the exons ATGGACTCCCGCCATGGCCAGCCGCCCCACTACAAG ATCTATGTTAAGATGATGAAAACAGTGCCACTTGATGTGAAGTCCACTGATACCATAGATCAGATCAAGTCTCAGATCAGTGCTTTAGAGGGGATTGACAGTAGCCAGCAAGCCCTCTTTTTTGCTGGAAATCAGTTGGAGAAGGACAACAGACTTGCTGATTACAATATCATGGCAAACTCTTGTGTCGACCTTTATGTAACTGATGGGATGCTGATCTCTGTCAGTATCCCCTCTGTTGGGAAGACCATCAAGCTCAATTTGACAAAATCCCAGAGTGTTGCTGATGTCAAGGCGGTGATCGAACAGAAGGGTGGAATTCCTCTGGATGAACAAATCCTGATGTATGGATGCCAAAAGCTTGAGGACAACAAGTTGTTGAGTCAGTGTGGTTTGAGCAATGGCCACACCCTGCATGTTTTGGTCTGCCCCACTGACAAGCTGCGTATCTCTGTGGATGTTGATGGTGAAAGAACTATCAATCTCGATGTCAAAAGCTGGTATACTGTTGCTGATGTCAAGTTGATGATCGACACCTTGGAGGGTTtatctgcaagcacacagatacTCATGCACACTCAACCTGGTGGTGCTGACACAGTACTCAAAGACATTGAAACACTGCAGAATCAACGTATCAAGAACAATGACATTGTCACTCTATATCTTAAAGTCAACTTCTTCATCAAGACATATGAAGGGAGGACACTAATGATGTCAATGTGGACCTGTGACACGGCAGAGGAAGTCATGAAGGTGATTGAAGAAAAGCTTGAGGTCAACACAGGTGTCTACTACCTGCACTACAGGGGGCGTGTTCTGTCTCTTGGGGATACTCTTCGGAAGCACAAGATTGGCAACAATTCCACAGTCGATGTCCGCCTTCGGAATTCATATGTAGCGCAGTGA